A single region of the Silene latifolia isolate original U9 population chromosome 8, ASM4854445v1, whole genome shotgun sequence genome encodes:
- the LOC141595489 gene encoding uncharacterized protein LOC141595489 codes for MAVHNSSKEPENLPPQGKKAHEQANVIQLRSGTTYQNTELPSNEELLPTNEDEVPCMHPKGLGNLELSDNEKEVGETETRDENKSEKKKKDGTMLEAELITITLPFPHREQKSNPDKQFGRFMEVVKNLHVSVRFTELITQVPGFMKFMMEILTRKRSFDEVETVAFTQKCSAVFQANSPPKLKDPWSFSIPCHIGHLFIIKALCDLGAIVSVMPCSMCKNLNMGQMTVTNMTLQMAGRSIKHPLGVLEDVPIRVGKFFIPVDFVVLDIA; via the exons atggcagTTCATAATTCTTCAAAAGAGCCCGaaaatcttcctcctcaaggtaagaaagctcatgagcaagctaatgtcatTCAATTGAGGAGCGGTACCACATATCAAAATACAGAATTGCCAAGTAATGAAGAGTTATTGCCCACTAATGAAGATGAGGTACCATGCATGCATCCtaaaggattgggtaatttggagctaagtgacaATGAAAAAGAAGTCGGCGAAACTGAAACACGAGACGAGAATAAAagcgagaaaaagaaaaaagatggaaCAATGTTG GAAGCCGAGCTGATTACTATTACACTACCTTTTCCGCATCGTGAACAAAAGTCTAACCCGGACAAGCAGTTTGGAAGgtttatggaggtagtgaagaactTGCATGTAAGTGTTCGTTTTACTGAGTTGATCACTCAAGTGCCGGGTTTTATGAAGTTTATGATGGAGATATTGACAAGGAAGAGGTCCTTTGATGAAGTGGAGACCGTTGCTTTTACTCAAAAGTGCAGCGCCGTATTTCAAGCTAATTCaccacctaagcttaaggatccatGGAGTTTTTCCATTCCTTGTCATATCGGTCATCTTTTTATTattaaagctctttgtgatttaggagctatcGTTAGTGTCATGCCTTGTTCTATGTGTAAGAATTTAAACATGGGTCAAATGACTGTTACTAATATGACATTGCAGATGGCTGGCCGATCTATTAAACACCCATTGGgtgttttggaggatgttcccatTCGAGTTGGGAAATTCttcattcccgttgattttgttgtcttagatataGCTTAG